A region from the Vibrio navarrensis genome encodes:
- a CDS encoding Maf family protein encodes MSHLVLASGSPRRKELLSQLGHDFSLVVPDIAEAKAEHESPAEYVLRLSQEKALAGLALVCTESVVIGSDTVVVCDEQVLEKPQHLDDAKRMLKQLSNRRHQVMTAVTVVTSNKQRSVVVTTEVWFKALTDDEIEQYWQSGEPCDKAGSYGIQGLGGRFVTRIEGSYHAVVGLPLFETDQLLHEFL; translated from the coding sequence ATGAGCCATTTGGTGCTCGCGTCGGGTTCTCCAAGACGCAAAGAGCTGTTGTCCCAGCTTGGTCATGATTTTTCGCTTGTGGTGCCAGATATCGCAGAAGCCAAAGCAGAGCATGAATCGCCTGCCGAATACGTACTGCGTTTGTCGCAAGAAAAGGCGCTCGCAGGGCTTGCTTTGGTCTGCACTGAGAGTGTGGTGATTGGCTCTGATACTGTCGTGGTCTGTGATGAACAAGTGCTAGAAAAGCCGCAGCATCTTGACGATGCGAAGCGCATGCTTAAACAGCTTTCAAATCGTCGTCATCAGGTGATGACGGCGGTGACTGTCGTGACATCCAACAAACAGCGCTCGGTCGTGGTAACGACGGAGGTGTGGTTTAAAGCCCTGACAGACGATGAAATCGAACAATACTGGCAGTCAGGTGAACCATGCGATAAAGCTGGCAGTTATGGAATTCAAGGCTTGGGTGGACGTTTTGTTACCCGTATTGAGGGCAGCTATCACGCTGTCGTAGGACTCCCTCTGTTTGAAACTGACCAGCTGCTGCACGAATTCTTATAA
- the mreD gene encoding rod shape-determining protein MreD: protein MANSVLRSQIVIGLSFFVALVLQTIPWPGSLDLFRPSWLLLVTCYWVLALPHRVNVGSALILGLLWDLLIGSTLGIRGMMMSIVIYLVALNFLLIRNMALWQQAMLVAGLSATLEVLIFCGEYLIQDVVFNPLSLWTAVINCILWPWVFLLMRRIRRHWHVR, encoded by the coding sequence ATGGCGAATAGTGTGTTACGTAGCCAAATAGTGATCGGCCTGAGTTTTTTTGTCGCGCTGGTGCTGCAAACCATTCCTTGGCCGGGCAGTTTGGATCTGTTTCGCCCGTCGTGGTTGCTGCTGGTCACCTGCTACTGGGTATTGGCATTGCCGCATCGCGTCAATGTCGGCAGCGCGCTGATCCTTGGCCTGTTATGGGATCTGCTGATCGGCTCGACCTTGGGCATACGCGGCATGATGATGTCTATCGTCATCTATCTGGTTGCATTGAACTTTTTGCTAATCCGCAATATGGCGCTCTGGCAACAAGCCATGCTGGTGGCGGGCTTAAGTGCCACACTGGAAGTGCTGATATTCTGCGGAGAATATTTGATCCAGGACGTGGTATTCAATCCATTATCGCTTTGGACCGCAGTAATTAACTGTATACTTTGGCCATGGGTGTTTTTATTGATGCGACGGATACGTCGCCACTGGCATGTAAGGTAA
- the mreC gene encoding rod shape-determining protein MreC translates to MKPIFGRGPSLQLRLLFAVIASASLMFADNRLDAFSGVRYFLNSLVAPIQYTADLPRTMFDGVYERFNTQQSLLEGNQNLRREVLRLRSDLLLLDQYKEENLRLRKLLGSSFVRDEKKMVTEVMAVDTSPYRHQVVIDKGRIDGVYVGQPVINEKGIVGQVTFVAAHNSRVLLLTDAKNAIPVQVIRNDIRVIASGNGEIDEIQLEYIPTSTDIQVDDLLVTSGLGGVYPEGYPVAHVTSVEHDTRREFAAIKAKPVVEFDRLRYLLLVWPNEDRQHKVLDANNSEQVTQEVSDGE, encoded by the coding sequence ATGAAGCCAATCTTTGGTAGGGGTCCTTCTCTACAGTTGCGTCTGTTGTTTGCGGTGATCGCATCCGCCAGTTTGATGTTTGCAGACAACCGTTTAGACGCATTCTCAGGTGTTCGATACTTTCTCAATAGCTTAGTTGCACCGATTCAGTACACGGCGGATTTGCCACGTACCATGTTTGATGGGGTGTACGAGCGTTTTAATACCCAACAGTCACTGTTGGAAGGCAACCAAAACTTAAGACGTGAAGTGTTGCGCCTGCGCAGCGACTTACTGCTGCTTGATCAATACAAAGAGGAAAACCTGCGCTTACGTAAGCTGCTCGGCTCCTCTTTTGTGCGCGATGAAAAGAAAATGGTCACGGAAGTGATGGCGGTGGACACTTCTCCTTATCGTCATCAAGTGGTGATTGATAAAGGTCGCATCGACGGTGTGTATGTCGGCCAGCCAGTGATCAACGAAAAAGGCATTGTCGGGCAAGTCACGTTTGTGGCGGCGCATAACAGCCGGGTTTTGTTGCTCACTGACGCGAAAAACGCCATTCCAGTGCAAGTGATCCGCAACGATATTCGCGTGATTGCTTCGGGCAATGGTGAAATCGATGAGATCCAGTTGGAGTACATTCCAACCAGTACCGATATTCAGGTGGACGATCTGCTGGTGACTTCGGGTCTTGGCGGGGTTTACCCTGAAGGCTACCCTGTGGCGCATGTTACCTCGGTCGAGCATGACACTCGACGTGAGTTCGCGGCGATTAAAGCCAAGCCTGTGGTGGAATTTGACCGCCTGCGCTATCTGCTTTTGGTGTGGCCAAATGAAGATCGCCAGCACAAAGTATTGGATGCCAATAACAGTGAGCAAGTGACACAAGAGGTAAGCGATGGCGAATAG
- a CDS encoding rod shape-determining protein: MFKKLRGMFSNDLSIDLGTANTLIYVKGQGIVLDEPSVVAIRQDRAGSAKSVAAVGYAAKQMLGRTPGNISAIRPMKDGVIADFYVTEKMLQHFIKQVHDNSILKPSPRVLVCVPCGSTQVERRAIRESALGAGAREVYLIDEPMAAAIGAGLRVSEPTGSMVVDIGGGTTEVAVISLNGVVYSSSVRIGGDRFDEAIINYVRRNYGSLIGEATAEKIKHEIGSAYPGDEVHEIEVRGRNLAEGVPRSFSLNSNEILEALQEPLSGIVSAVMVALEQCPPELASDISENGMVLTGGGALLKDLDRLLTEETGIPVVIADDPLTCVARGGGKALEMIDMHGGDLFSEE, encoded by the coding sequence ATGTTTAAGAAACTTCGTGGCATGTTTTCCAATGACCTATCGATCGATTTAGGTACCGCCAACACTCTGATTTACGTAAAAGGACAAGGCATCGTTCTTGACGAACCGTCTGTAGTTGCAATCCGTCAGGACCGTGCTGGTTCGGCGAAAAGTGTGGCTGCGGTCGGCTATGCAGCCAAACAAATGTTGGGACGTACTCCTGGCAACATTTCTGCGATTCGCCCGATGAAAGATGGCGTGATTGCGGACTTCTACGTTACTGAAAAAATGCTGCAGCACTTTATTAAACAAGTGCACGACAACAGTATCCTCAAACCAAGCCCGCGTGTTTTGGTGTGTGTGCCTTGTGGCTCCACCCAAGTTGAACGCCGCGCGATCCGTGAATCGGCGCTGGGTGCTGGCGCACGTGAAGTCTACCTGATTGACGAGCCAATGGCGGCGGCGATCGGTGCAGGCTTGCGCGTCTCTGAACCTACTGGTTCTATGGTGGTCGATATCGGTGGTGGTACGACAGAAGTGGCGGTGATCTCGCTTAACGGCGTGGTGTACTCTTCTTCCGTTCGTATCGGTGGCGATCGTTTTGATGAAGCGATCATCAATTACGTGCGTCGTAACTATGGCAGCTTGATTGGCGAAGCGACGGCAGAAAAAATCAAACACGAAATCGGCTCGGCCTACCCTGGCGATGAAGTACATGAAATCGAAGTGCGCGGCCGTAACCTTGCTGAAGGTGTGCCACGTAGCTTTAGCCTTAACTCCAATGAAATTCTCGAAGCGCTGCAAGAGCCCCTGTCTGGCATTGTGTCAGCGGTGATGGTGGCTCTAGAACAATGTCCGCCAGAGCTTGCTTCGGACATTTCCGAAAACGGCATGGTCTTGACGGGCGGTGGCGCACTGCTGAAAGATCTTGATCGTCTCCTAACCGAAGAGACGGGCATTCCTGTGGTGATTGCGGACGATCCGCTGACTTGTGTGGCGCGTGGCGGTGGTAAAGCGCTCGAAATGATCGACATGCACGGTGGCGATCTGTTTTCAGAAGAATAA